A stretch of DNA from Syntrophales bacterium:
CTCAAAAAAGGAGAATTTTAAATGGTAAGGCCTGAGGTCATTCGAAAACGGCTTAATAAGCTGGATGAGTACCTGCAGATTTTGAGAGGACTGCAAAAGTATAGCTATGAAGATTTCATTCGAAATGCCGAGCATTACGGAAGTGCCGAGCGCTTCCTTCACCTGTCTATCGAAGCACTGATCGATATGGGCAATCATGTAATCGCAGAGCTCGAACTCGGAATAGTGAAGCTCCCCGCCCACAGGGCGGGGCTTCCCGGTAAGGAATAATTTAATTATATTGCGCCCCTTGACCCCGCCTACAAGGCGGGGCTTGCGGGGTGCGCTCCCGGTCAATTCCTACGGTGATGTTCCCGCCATATTGGCAGAAACCAACCATATCGATGATGATTTAAAGAACAAGTGGATCAGGATGATTGGTTTTCGCAATATCCTGATTCATGACTATCTGGAAATAGATCGTAAAATCGTGCACGACATTTTACAAAATTACCTGGCTGATATAGAGGCAATAAAACGAACCTTTGCGATCTTCCTTTAACATAAGGACATTGTT
This window harbors:
- a CDS encoding DUF86 domain-containing protein, whose protein sequence is MTPPTRRGLRGALPVNSYGDVPAILAETNHIDDDLKNKWIRMIGFRNILIHDYLEIDRKIVHDILQNYLADIEAIKRTFAIFL
- a CDS encoding DUF86 domain-containing protein; amino-acid sequence: MVRPEVIRKRLNKLDEYLQILRGLQKYSYEDFIRNAEHYGSAERFLHLSIEALIDMGNHVIAELELGIVKLPAHRAGLPGKE